In the genome of Stomoxys calcitrans chromosome 4, idStoCalc2.1, whole genome shotgun sequence, the window ATTGGAGTCACCTACTGGTATGTATGCAAACAATAGCTTTAAAGCCTCTTGGAATTAGGTTGTGAAATTAAATACTATGTTCTAGGAACTGGTAAAACACTAAGTCTGCTGTGCTCATCGCTGGCCTGGTTGCAATCCCGCAAGGAGGAAATGAAAAACCAAATTCAACGAGTAACCCCTTCACCCCATGACTTAAAGGATAATCCTTTGTTGGCGGAACATTTGGAAATGATTGCTCGTTCGAAAGGCAAAGGTGGTAACTGGGGCCTTCCAAAGATTATATACGCCTCACGTACACATTCACAGCTAACGCAGGCCATGCAAGAATTAAAAAGAACCTCTTATTCTTATATGCGGGCAGTGGTTCTGGGATCTAGAGACCAATTATGCATACATCCAGAAGTGATGAGAGAACTAGGAAATGCAAACAAAACTCAAATGTGCAAGCTGCGTGTGCAAACACGAACGTGTTCCTTTCACCATCGCGTTGAATCCCGAAAGGATGACCCAGAATTTCGTGGTCCCACCGTCATGGATATTGAGGATCTGGTAAAAGTAGGCCAGAAACTTAAAATGTGTCCCTACTTTGCTGCAAAGGAACTAGTTGATGATGCGGATATTGTATTTATGCCCTATAATTATTTGTTAGATCCTACGGCTCGTAAGGCAAACAAGATTGAATTGAATAATGCCATTTGCATTCTGGATGAAGCTCATAATATTGAAAAGATTTGTGAGGAATCTGCTTCTGTGCAAATAAAATCATCTGATGTGGCAATGGCCATTGAAGATACAACTCACGTCATGAAGGCTATGAGCGGCGGGGATATGCTCGATTCAGCAGGAGACGAACCAAAAGATTTTACAATAGATGATTTGGCGTTGCTTAAGGAAATGTTGCTGGAACTTGAAAAGGCTTTTGATGATATACTGGTTGAGAATAAGCAGGAGGGTGCTACCTTTCCTGCATCATACATATTTGATTTGCTAGGAAAAGCGAATGCAAGTAGATGTGTTTATATGTTTGGCTGTATATGCTTACAGAAAATTTGTTTACGATTCTTTTTAGATCTCCTATGGTTCTTCAAAGGCGATTGTAGCGCTTTTGGATAAATTAATTCAGTTTATGGCTGTTGAATCACAGAATAGTATGGCCCGAAAAGGAGGTTCTTATCAAAAATTAAGCGACCTATTCACAGTCGTGTTCATAAACAAGGAAGATAGTTTACAAAAGGTATATCGCAGCTTTAAGGTACATgtgcaaattgaagaagtaaaaCAACACAACAGCAGGGGTGCTAATCAGTCTGGTTGGCTATCGAAGGGAAATGCCAGCAGTTCATCCAAGGCAGGGAAAATAATAAATTACTGGTGCTTTAATCCGGGATTTGggtatgttaaaaaaaaacacatgttaGTATATaacgattttttgttttttttttctttagaatggAGCAATTGCTGAATACCAATGTGCGTAGTGTTATTTTAACAAGTGGAACCTTGGCCCCATTGAAACCCCTGATTGCCGAGTTGGCCATTCCGGTAGCACAGCGTCTTGAAAATCCGCATATTGTATCTTCTTCACAGGTATATGTGAAAATCATAGGCTCTGGACCCGACCGAGAGCAGCTTATATCGAACTATCAAAATAGGTATATAATAACGATTATATGATGTGTATGCTTATAATATGTTCCTTTATATTGATAGAGATAATCCAAAGTATATAAGCTCTTTGGGATCGACCATTTTAAATGTTTCCCGATTAGTTCCCGATGGTTTGCTGGTATTCTTTCCCTCCTATCCCATGCTTAATCAATGCGTCAACTCATGGCAAGCTTCTGGTTTATGGTCGGATATTTCACGGCATAAACCTATTTACGTTGAACCAAGAAGTAAAGATGATTTTACCAACACTATGGAACAGTTCTATCAAAGTATAAAGGATTCAAAAGGAGCTTGTTTTATGGCTGTTTGTCGTGGCAAAGTCTCAGAAGGTTTGGATTTTGCGGATCGTAATGGTCGCGCTGTTATTATAACTGGATTACCATTCCCCCCCTTAAAAGATCCAAAAGTTATAttgaaaaagaaatatttgGAGGATAACCGTACAAAAGAAAATGAGGTTTGTAAAACACCAATCTTATCATCAATCTTATCCATTGAAAttaccatacttcgcacacaTAGCTTTTATCTGGCCAAGCCTGGTATTCTTTAGATGCCACCAGGGCTGTCAATCAGGCAATTGGTCGTGTAATACGTCACCGCAATGACTATGGTGCTATATTGTTGTGCGATGTGCGTTTTCAACAGTCATCGCAAATACAACAACTATCCAAATGGATAAGAGATATTTTGGGAAATCAACCGAAAAATACAGCATTTGGTCCAGTGGTTAAGGAGTTGAGGGATTTCTTTAGAAACGCAGACAAAACGGTGTGTATTGAaatattattataaataaattattagcCATTTGTAATGTTTGCTGCGACAGATGCCGAAACCAAAAGAGCGCTGCATTGAAACTCTAGTACAAGACAGTTGTGAAATTGTGGAAGAGCCCGTACGCAGTAAACTATTCGCCGACCCCAAAGAAGTGCTGGCagctaaaaataaatttcaaaatgcCCATACTCAAGCCatgtaaatattaaatttaaaaaactttttacgCAAAACAATcaatttggaatatttttttttgcagcaaAATTGAAAAGACTAACTCAATAGTCTCTTGGTCTCCAAACGATTATGCAGCGGCTGCTGGTCGGTCAAATAGTGGCAAATTACCCAGTGctatggattttatgagtcgccTGGACTCTGATGTATCAGCAATAGACTTTAATTCTTCATCTAGCAGCAGTAGTGGAGGCTTGGTTAAAATTCACAAGCGTGAAAGAAGTCCAACTTCAAGTCAAATGTCCTCCTCATCCAGCAGCGCGTTTCAGAATGATCttagcaaaaagaaaaaatataagctAATTGATAATACCTCAAGCTTGGTGTCATCGCAACTTTCGGCTTCTACCACTTCCAAAATAAATGCTTTTTCCTTTGGTCATAAAGCTCAACTAACAACATGTGATGAAGATAATAAGAAGGCTCCCGAAGATAGAATGGAACTTTTAAAAGTGGTAAGTAGTGGTAACAATTGCTTCACCTTTGTTGTTATTCTCTAATGAGTATTTCTTTTTGGGATATGGCACAGCTACGTGGTTTGTTGCCGCCTTCGGATTTTAGTGCATTCACTGCCGGACTGGTTGCATACAAACGTGATGATAACATAGAAGCTTTGTTAAATATATTATTTCGATTATTGGCTAAACCCAGCTCAATGTATCTGTTGAGGGGCATGAAACGTTTTCTGAAAACTGAACACCGTTCAAAATTTGATGAACGTCTTGCATTCCATTCATAGCAGCATCGTTAATTTTCTCaactttgtgttttttgtttttgtttttataacttGTATGTGTTTGTTAATATAGAATCCATCATCCGCCAGCTCAATGAACTTTCAATGTTATTTTATAAGCTTCTAATCTTAAGATTTAGGTAAACGACATATCCTTACAGATAATGTAAAATAAAAgcgaaaaaatagtaaaaacaattttataaacGAGAATAAGGCACATTTAAAATGTACACATAGGTACGGTATACAAAgtcatttttattattaataaagGGTAAAGTTATAACATTTGAAAGAaatctatatgcaaattttggtcGCAGACTTGTACAGATCAACTTTtatttccttactggttctgtTGAGCAACTCTGTTACTTGGATGGGGCGCGTCCACAGTGATCTAGTAATCGGTCGAGAAGGATTGGCTTGGTAAATGGACGGATAGATACCGTGTGATTCCACACATCAGCAAGGGTAGGAGTGTCCAGAGACAGGTTAAGGAGACTGGTCGTGTACCGTCGGGGCTCTGTGTCTTGGAAGACTTTGCGCTGTGCAGGCTGGGTTAGgttcccttctctcaccagtagcaaagacgcttgaggcatttctcctcccgagcctcgtaggagaatttctattcgccgagcatcaacatggatttcgaagactgcacatcACATCAACTGCTTtgtatgccatcaccgcacgcATTTGCCGTGTCTTCAATCATCCCACGCTTCAATTGAACGCATTcgacaaactatttgaggacattacCAATACGTTCTCCAGCCAAGCCTGAAACATTGTGCGGATTTTaggaataagaagtcgaagcaccatagagtgaaacagggacatatgtggacgattgtacgatcatggcatcaggtcccccacccattgttgccatctgcgataggttgaacgtctacctcaacgaacttgcctcatatttcgctgcaagaaatctgaaggtatctgccaccaaatcttcagccacattgttcactacaaatacgcatgaggtgaataccgagctgactgtgatggtcgatggagaaatgattccgaccatcaagtatcccaaaatacttggcgtcacatttgacagctcttacacattcttcccacatgccacaggaatttgcaataaagtcaaagtgctataaagtagaaacaaggtcctcaagtcacttgccggcagcacttggggtgcagacaaagaaaccttgttgaccacgtacaaagcaattgactggtctgtggtaagttatgcagcgccattgtggtctcgtcagctttgtggcACGCAATGGAATAattttcagatctgtcagaatgccgccctccgaactgcgatgggctgcctcctcagttctcatgtagaccacctccatcaggagacaaagatcctatcagtgcgaagacatagttacatgctgtctaagcaataccttttggactgttatcgcaggggccatccaaatcatcatcctgttgatagatatccaccgcccagaagccttaaggtagatctacatgatctagagcgtcaggttcagcgctacaagagagaacctctagatcaagcggcatatcaagcaggcaTAGACAACATTAATggagacacggtagcagatgtggtaaatagctaccgggtgaatgtagtcctcggagaatgaccgcctcccattgcacctgaagaaattgatctcccccggcaaatcagagtagttctggctcaattacgttccggcagatgcagccgcctcaacttctacagaCCCACAACCAGACCCACCCGACTCAGCACTCAACAGaattaagcagacgaaagatagaacacaacaaactgctacaacaacaaccaagacGTTAGCACAGGAACACTATCTGCGCCAATCAGTGATGCTTTCTccacacaaaattttagtaaatattCAAGAAATTTGGTCTCTTAAAAAGACAATTAAAGGGAAATattccttaaagacaaaatttctacgaaattttctatgaaatctataaaatttttcctacagacaaaatttctatgaaatttttcctaaagacaaaatttctatgaaatttttcctaaagacaaaatttctatgaaatttttcctaaagacaaaatttctatgaaatttttcctaaagacaaaatttctatgaaatttttcctaatgacaaaatttctatgaaatttttcctaaagacaaaatttctatgaaatttttcctaaagacaaaatttctatgaaatttttcctaaagacaaaatatgaaattttccctaaagacaaaatttctatgaaattttccctaaagacaaaatttctatgaaattttccctaaagacaaaatttctatgaaattttccctaaagacaaaatttctatgaaattttccctaaagacaaaatttctatgaaattttccctaaagacaaaatttctatgaaattttccctaaagacaaaatttctatgaaattttccctaaagacaaaatttctatgaaatttttcctaaagacaaaatttcaatgaaatattccctaaagacaaaatttctatgaaatattccctaaagacaaaatttctatgaaatattccctaaagacaacatttctatgaaattttccctaaagacaaaatttctataaaattttcgctaaagacaaaatttctatgaaattttccctaaagacaaaatttacatgcaaatttccccaaaaaaagtgtatgaaattttccctaaaaacaaaatttttataattctttttcttaagacaaaatttctttgaattttttcctaaggttaaaatttttataaaattttcccgaaagttaaaatttctatgaaattttccttaagacaaaatttctatgaaattttcccaaaagacaaaatttctatgaaattttccctaaagaccaaatttctatgaaatattccccaaagacacaatttctataaaatttcgcctaaagacaaaatttctatgaaattttccctaaacatgaaatttctatgaaattttccccaaagacaaaatttctatgaaattttccccaaagtctaaatttcaatgcaatttgcCATGaaagtttctatgaaattttcgctaaagttaaaatttttatgaaattttcgctaaagttaaaattttaatgaaattttcgctaaagttaaaatttttatgaaattttcgctaaagttaaaatttctatgaaattttccccaaagttaaaatttctatgaaatttttcctgaagtcaaaattttcctgaaatttgctATGAAGCAGCGTTGAACACTTGTGCTAGTGTGCGTAATATTTCCAAGTCCGTAAGCTTGTTCTGTAGTAAACGTACACAAATATGTGCCAGTGTGTGTGAATTTGCCCTCCACTGCTATAAAGTCAAaaattcaataacatttttttcaaaacgaaatttcaaaagttaagacaaattgtgtataaaattatatgaaatataccctgattgaaatttttataaaattttctccaaacatAAACATTTAAATAGTTTAATGTGAACACAACATTTCTGTGAAACTTTCTCTAAATACAtaattcaacgaaattttctctaaaaataaatattcctttattttttttctaaaaccaaatttcagagaattcttcaaaatttcaacaaatttttttaaaaaaattatttttcatcaaATGGTGTCTAAAgataacgatttttttttatagaaaaactaACCAAAAATTGCTTCTTATAACTCATATAgtatttattgttgttatttaatTCGTTTAGCACTTGTAGACATag includes:
- the LOC106089653 gene encoding regulator of telomere elongation helicase 1 homolog — encoded protein: MPETIIAGVPVHFPFEPYEVQRAYMEKVIICLRDGTNGVLESPTGTGKTLSLLCSSLAWLQSRKEEMKNQIQRVTPSPHDLKDNPLLAEHLEMIARSKGKGGNWGLPKIIYASRTHSQLTQAMQELKRTSYSYMRAVVLGSRDQLCIHPEVMRELGNANKTQMCKLRVQTRTCSFHHRVESRKDDPEFRGPTVMDIEDLVKVGQKLKMCPYFAAKELVDDADIVFMPYNYLLDPTARKANKIELNNAICILDEAHNIEKICEESASVQIKSSDVAMAIEDTTHVMKAMSGGDMLDSAGDEPKDFTIDDLALLKEMLLELEKAFDDILVENKQEGATFPASYIFDLLGKANISYGSSKAIVALLDKLIQFMAVESQNSMARKGGSYQKLSDLFTVVFINKEDSLQKVYRSFKVHVQIEEVKQHNSRGANQSGWLSKGNASSSSKAGKIINYWCFNPGFGMEQLLNTNVRSVILTSGTLAPLKPLIAELAIPVAQRLENPHIVSSSQVYVKIIGSGPDREQLISNYQNRDNPKYISSLGSTILNVSRLVPDGLLVFFPSYPMLNQCVNSWQASGLWSDISRHKPIYVEPRSKDDFTNTMEQFYQSIKDSKGACFMAVCRGKVSEGLDFADRNGRAVIITGLPFPPLKDPKVILKKKYLEDNRTKENELLSGQAWYSLDATRAVNQAIGRVIRHRNDYGAILLCDVRFQQSSQIQQLSKWIRDILGNQPKNTAFGPVVKELRDFFRNADKTMPKPKERCIETLVQDSCEIVEEPVRSKLFADPKEVLAAKNKFQNAHTQAIKIEKTNSIVSWSPNDYAAAAGRSNSGKLPSAMDFMSRLDSDVSAIDFNSSSSSSSGGLVKIHKRERSPTSSQMSSSSSSAFQNDLSKKKKYKLIDNTSSLVSSQLSASTTSKINAFSFGHKAQLTTCDEDNKKAPEDRMELLKVLRGLLPPSDFSAFTAGLVAYKRDDNIEALLNILFRLLAKPSSMYLLRGMKRFLKTEHRSKFDERLAFHS